A window from Candidatus Rokuibacteriota bacterium encodes these proteins:
- the ugpC gene encoding sn-glycerol-3-phosphate ABC transporter ATP-binding protein UgpC → MAQVVLKELNKKYDEVHAVKDVNLTIRDKEFMVLVGPSGCGKTTTLRMVAGLEEITSGEIAIGDRIVNDLPPKDRDIAMVFQNYALYPHMSVYDNMAFGLKMRKFPKPEIQKRVQDAAEILGIQELLKRKPRQLSGGQRQRVAVGRAIVRHPQVFLFDEPLSNLDAKLRVQMRVELKRLHERLETTAIYVTHDQVEAMTLGSRVVVMKDGWVQQVGEPMEIYAKPLNKFVAGFIGSPSMNFIPVTLTDGSGALFAEAAGIKIKVPPQKAQSLMAYKGQPVTLGVRPEDLRVGASSDSADLSFEAVVEVVEPLGAEILLDTKAAGQQIVARVEPSVRTRPHEKIRLTFIPDRIHFFDTKTEAVIK, encoded by the coding sequence ATGGCGCAGGTCGTGCTGAAGGAGCTGAACAAGAAGTACGACGAGGTGCACGCCGTCAAGGACGTCAACCTGACGATCCGGGACAAGGAGTTCATGGTCCTGGTCGGGCCGTCGGGCTGCGGCAAGACCACGACGCTCCGCATGGTCGCCGGGCTGGAGGAGATCACCTCCGGCGAGATCGCCATCGGCGACCGGATCGTCAACGACCTGCCGCCCAAGGACCGCGACATCGCCATGGTGTTCCAGAACTACGCACTCTACCCGCACATGAGCGTGTACGACAACATGGCCTTCGGCCTCAAGATGCGGAAGTTCCCGAAGCCCGAGATCCAGAAGCGCGTCCAGGACGCCGCTGAGATCCTCGGCATCCAGGAGCTGCTCAAGCGCAAGCCGCGCCAGCTCTCGGGCGGCCAGCGCCAGCGCGTCGCCGTGGGGCGCGCCATCGTGAGGCACCCGCAGGTGTTCCTGTTCGACGAGCCGCTGTCGAACCTCGACGCCAAGCTGCGCGTGCAGATGCGCGTCGAGCTCAAGCGGCTCCACGAGCGCCTGGAAACTACCGCGATCTACGTGACCCACGATCAGGTCGAGGCGATGACGCTCGGATCGCGGGTGGTCGTCATGAAGGACGGCTGGGTCCAGCAGGTGGGCGAGCCCATGGAGATCTATGCCAAGCCCCTGAACAAGTTCGTCGCGGGCTTCATCGGATCGCCGTCCATGAACTTCATCCCCGTCACGCTGACCGACGGCAGCGGCGCGCTCTTCGCCGAGGCCGCCGGCATCAAGATCAAGGTGCCGCCCCAGAAGGCGCAGAGCCTGATGGCCTACAAGGGCCAGCCCGTGACGCTCGGCGTCCGCCCGGAGGACCTGCGCGTCGGCGCGAGCTCGGACTCCGCGGACCTCTCCTTCGAGGCCGTGGTCGAGGTCGTGGAGCCGCTGGGCGCCGAGATCCTGCTCGACACCAAGGCGGCGGGGCAGCAGATCGTGGCCCGCGTCGAGCCCTCGGTCAGGACGCGCCCGCACGAGAAGATCCGGCTGACCTTCATTCCCGACCGCATCCACTTCTTCGACACGAAGACGGAAGCGGTCATCAAGTAG
- a CDS encoding ABC transporter substrate-binding protein produces MTSLTERALQGALLFCLAAAGAAPARAAEPIVIGEINPLTGALALQGTTVHQGIVLAIEEQNARGGIAGRNLLLLSRDDEGRPERAIGAAEELAGRSQAVALIGGYVDSLVGPIAEVADRARVPYLATASLDERLTGRGNRYFFRISSLAGYVRPMTGFVESGLGARRVAVLYSPTPGATQLARRQREIFERAGVRVLVYEPLAAGLSDFTPLLARVRDQGADVLISNTFFADHLVLVRQMAQGGVKLRAFLGAFGMEFPDVIRSLGPAAEGLYGTTAWQPGIAAPGQEADSQAFVEAFTKRFGVQAVPLAMHGYAAARALLAALEAAARSGRPLTGPGLRDALAAADVMTPMGRVRFDERGDPVSYERVILQIQDGRHVVVWPQERAQAAAR; encoded by the coding sequence GTGACGAGCCTCACCGAGCGCGCCCTCCAGGGCGCGCTCCTGTTTTGCCTCGCCGCCGCCGGGGCTGCTCCCGCGCGCGCGGCGGAGCCCATCGTGATCGGAGAGATCAACCCGCTCACGGGCGCTCTCGCGCTCCAGGGCACCACCGTGCACCAGGGCATCGTGCTGGCGATCGAGGAGCAGAACGCGCGCGGCGGCATCGCGGGGCGAAACCTGCTCCTCCTTTCCCGTGACGACGAGGGCCGCCCCGAGCGCGCGATCGGCGCCGCCGAGGAGCTGGCCGGGCGCAGCCAGGCGGTGGCCCTGATCGGCGGCTACGTCGACAGCCTCGTCGGGCCCATCGCCGAAGTGGCCGACCGGGCGCGCGTGCCCTATCTCGCCACGGCCTCGCTCGACGAGCGACTGACCGGGCGCGGCAACCGCTACTTCTTCCGCATCTCGAGCCTGGCCGGCTATGTCCGCCCCATGACGGGCTTCGTGGAATCCGGGCTCGGGGCCCGCCGCGTCGCCGTGTTGTACTCGCCGACCCCGGGTGCAACCCAGCTCGCGCGGCGCCAGCGCGAAATCTTCGAGCGGGCGGGCGTCCGCGTCCTGGTCTACGAGCCGCTGGCCGCGGGGCTCTCGGACTTCACGCCGCTCCTGGCCCGCGTCAGAGACCAGGGCGCCGACGTGCTCATCTCGAACACCTTCTTCGCCGACCACCTGGTCCTCGTGCGCCAGATGGCTCAGGGGGGAGTCAAGCTCCGCGCTTTTCTCGGCGCCTTCGGGATGGAGTTCCCCGACGTGATCCGGAGCCTGGGGCCCGCAGCCGAAGGGCTCTACGGCACCACCGCCTGGCAGCCCGGCATCGCCGCGCCCGGACAAGAAGCTGACTCCCAAGCCTTCGTGGAGGCGTTCACGAAGCGCTTTGGAGTCCAGGCGGTGCCGCTCGCCATGCATGGTTACGCGGCGGCGCGGGCCCTGCTCGCTGCGTTGGAGGCCGCCGCCCGGAGCGGGCGCCCGCTCACGGGCCCCGGGCTTCGCGACGCCCTGGCCGCGGCCGACGTCATGACGCCCATGGGACGCGTGCGCTTCGACGAGCGCGGCGACCCCGTCTCCTACGAGCGCGTCATCCTCCAGATCCAGGACGGCCGGCACGTCGTGGTCTGGCCGCAGGAGCGCGCGCAAGCCGCGGCACGGTGA
- a CDS encoding extracellular solute-binding protein, with protein MKKPDRRVPTRRQFLATTAGATAGMASWLALGKAPAFAQKRELTFLSWNHFVPASDDELRKQAEAFGKVANCTVRVDTMAHLQMPAKVAAEAQSQSGHDMYRTAGADPFLYENLLLSVDDVVEKVGKQGGGWYSFSAESSQTKSGWKSIPWFWISFPGTYNQAHFKKAGFEGPPKTWDELLKMGKVLKKQGNPVGLPISHCSDAHSTYWSVAWSFGAKVLEADGKTPGISSDKTAQVIEWYKELYKDAMEPEVLSWDDAGNNRFMLSGKGSWIHNPVSPYNAALANKQPIADDINHHNSLAGSAGRHSAPPILSLGIWKFSKNQELAKEFVAYLFQKQNYDAWIVASNAFNHPPLKNLADHPIWARNPKFAMLPKEAEYAHPRGWPAKPSDTVQRIDDNYIMTDMVAKAINGMPTKRAMDWAQEQVALAVKGQLKG; from the coding sequence ATGAAGAAGCCCGATCGACGTGTCCCGACCCGACGCCAGTTCCTCGCTACGACCGCCGGCGCGACCGCCGGGATGGCCTCCTGGCTCGCCCTCGGCAAGGCTCCCGCCTTCGCCCAGAAGCGCGAGCTGACCTTCCTCTCCTGGAACCACTTCGTCCCGGCCTCGGACGACGAGCTCCGCAAGCAGGCGGAGGCCTTCGGCAAGGTCGCCAACTGCACGGTGCGCGTGGACACCATGGCGCATCTGCAGATGCCGGCCAAGGTGGCGGCCGAGGCCCAGTCCCAGTCCGGCCACGACATGTACAGGACGGCGGGCGCCGACCCGTTCCTCTACGAGAATCTCCTCCTCAGCGTGGACGACGTGGTCGAGAAGGTCGGCAAGCAGGGCGGGGGCTGGTACAGCTTCTCGGCCGAGAGCAGCCAGACCAAGTCCGGCTGGAAGAGCATCCCCTGGTTCTGGATCTCCTTCCCCGGCACGTACAACCAGGCCCACTTCAAGAAGGCCGGCTTCGAGGGCCCGCCGAAGACGTGGGATGAGCTGCTGAAGATGGGCAAGGTGCTCAAGAAGCAGGGCAACCCGGTCGGCCTCCCCATCAGCCACTGCTCGGACGCGCACTCGACGTACTGGTCGGTGGCGTGGTCCTTCGGCGCCAAGGTGCTGGAGGCGGACGGCAAGACGCCCGGCATCAGCTCCGACAAGACCGCGCAGGTCATCGAGTGGTACAAGGAGCTCTACAAGGACGCGATGGAGCCCGAGGTGCTGTCCTGGGACGACGCCGGCAACAACCGCTTCATGCTCTCCGGCAAGGGCTCCTGGATCCACAACCCGGTCAGCCCGTACAACGCCGCGCTCGCCAACAAGCAGCCCATCGCCGACGACATCAACCACCACAACAGCCTGGCCGGGTCGGCGGGAAGGCACTCGGCGCCGCCCATCCTGAGCCTCGGCATCTGGAAGTTCTCGAAGAACCAGGAGCTCGCCAAGGAGTTCGTCGCGTACCTCTTCCAGAAGCAGAACTACGACGCCTGGATCGTGGCGTCGAACGCCTTCAACCACCCGCCGCTCAAGAACCTCGCCGACCACCCGATCTGGGCGCGGAACCCGAAGTTCGCCATGCTGCCCAAGGAGGCCGAGTACGCGCACCCGCGCGGCTGGCCGGCCAAGCCGAGCGACACCGTGCAGCGCATCGACGACAACTACATCATGACCGACATGGTCGCCAAGGCCATCAACGGCATGCCGACCAAGCGCGCCATGGATTGGGCCCAGGAGCAGGTCGCGCTCGCCGTCAAGGGACAGCTGAAGGGGTAG
- a CDS encoding sugar ABC transporter permease, which yields MAVGPRVLEAAGFPRPGRLSRLREWWEQEHVFGYGLIVPAIVLLVTLVAFPFGMAIWFSLSDYWVGSPGGFVGLTNYRDILGNETFRQTVQNSFVFTGIAVSLKMVLGIWLAMLLARNLKFKRVIRGIVLLPFVIPTALSTLAWLWMFDSLYSVVNWTAIRLHLINAPGPNWLGQSTYAMAAVITVNVWRGLPFFAITVLAGLMAVPREYMEAAEVDGATSWDRFWHVTLPLIKPVLAVVILFSTIFTFGDFNIVQVLTRGGPINTTHLFATLAYQVGLQGGNLGQGAAISLFIFPLLALVVFFQLQYVRKE from the coding sequence ATGGCTGTCGGTCCCCGCGTCCTCGAGGCGGCCGGGTTCCCGCGTCCCGGCCGCCTCTCCCGTCTCCGCGAGTGGTGGGAGCAGGAGCACGTCTTCGGCTACGGCCTCATCGTGCCGGCGATCGTCCTGCTCGTCACCCTCGTCGCCTTCCCGTTCGGGATGGCGATCTGGTTCAGCCTCTCGGACTACTGGGTCGGGTCGCCCGGCGGCTTCGTGGGCCTCACGAACTACCGGGACATCCTCGGCAACGAGACCTTCCGTCAGACCGTCCAGAACTCCTTCGTCTTCACCGGCATCGCGGTCAGCCTCAAGATGGTCCTCGGCATCTGGCTCGCGATGCTCCTGGCCCGCAACCTCAAGTTCAAGCGCGTGATTCGCGGGATCGTTCTCCTGCCTTTCGTCATCCCGACAGCGCTCTCGACGCTGGCGTGGCTGTGGATGTTCGACTCGCTCTACAGCGTCGTCAACTGGACCGCGATCCGGCTGCATCTCATCAACGCGCCGGGGCCCAACTGGCTCGGGCAGTCCACGTACGCCATGGCGGCCGTGATCACCGTCAACGTCTGGCGGGGGCTGCCCTTCTTCGCCATCACGGTGCTGGCGGGCCTGATGGCCGTGCCCCGCGAGTACATGGAAGCCGCCGAGGTGGACGGCGCGACCTCCTGGGACCGCTTCTGGCACGTGACGTTGCCGCTCATCAAGCCGGTGCTCGCCGTGGTCATCCTCTTCTCGACGATCTTCACCTTCGGCGACTTCAACATCGTCCAGGTGCTGACGCGCGGCGGCCCGATCAACACGACCCACCTCTTCGCCACCCTCGCGTACCAGGTGGGCCTCCAGGGCGGGAATCTCGGACAGGGCGCGGCCATCTCCCTCTTCATCTTCCCGCTCCTGGCGCTGGTGGTCTTCTTCCAGCTCCAGTACGTTCGGAAGGAATAG
- a CDS encoding carbohydrate ABC transporter permease: MAFARSRGARIRSNAFAYANLTPYIFFVLFPFYFMAVTSFKSNAELYNLKSIPFWIQTGVITEHYTFLFAKTEFVTWMKNSLLVAVVATTVSVVISILAGYSLARLQFRGAASFGTAIFISYLVPPTLLFLPLSQVVVWLGLADSITALMVTYPTFLVPFCTWLLMGYFRTIPREVEECALVDGATRMQTLWRIVLPMALPGIICAVLFSFTLCWNEFTYALTFISQSANKTAVVGVTSDLIRGDIYFWGSLMAGALLASIPIVIVYVLFLDYYVSGLTAGAVKG, translated from the coding sequence ATGGCCTTCGCGAGGAGCCGTGGCGCCCGCATCCGCTCGAACGCGTTCGCGTACGCGAACCTGACGCCCTACATCTTCTTCGTGCTGTTTCCGTTCTATTTCATGGCGGTGACGTCGTTCAAGTCGAACGCCGAGCTGTACAACCTCAAGTCCATCCCCTTCTGGATCCAGACCGGGGTGATCACGGAGCACTACACCTTCCTCTTCGCGAAGACCGAATTCGTGACCTGGATGAAGAACAGCCTGCTGGTCGCAGTCGTGGCGACGACGGTCTCCGTGGTCATCTCGATCCTGGCAGGCTACAGCCTGGCCCGTTTGCAGTTTCGCGGCGCGGCCTCCTTCGGCACCGCCATCTTCATCTCGTACCTCGTCCCGCCCACGCTCCTCTTCCTGCCGCTCTCACAGGTCGTGGTCTGGCTCGGCCTCGCCGACTCGATCACGGCGCTCATGGTCACCTACCCGACCTTCCTCGTGCCCTTCTGCACGTGGCTCCTCATGGGCTACTTCCGCACCATCCCGCGGGAGGTCGAAGAGTGCGCGCTCGTGGACGGTGCCACGCGCATGCAGACGCTCTGGAGGATCGTGCTGCCGATGGCCCTGCCGGGGATCATCTGCGCCGTGCTCTTCAGCTTCACGCTTTGTTGGAACGAATTCACCTACGCGCTGACCTTCATCTCACAGTCGGCGAACAAGACGGCCGTGGTCGGCGTCACGTCGGACCTGATCCGCGGCGACATCTACTTTTGGGGCTCGCTCATGGCGGGGGCGCTGCTCGCGAGCATCCCCATCGTGATCGTCTACGTGCTCTTCCTCGACTACTACGTCTCCGGGCTCACGGCCGGCGCCGTGAAGGGGTAG
- a CDS encoding branched-chain amino acid ABC transporter permease — protein sequence MSSFLQAVVSGALLGCFYALVASGFALTLGVTRALNLAHGEMIVVGGYLGNWLWAGSALGPLWLMPVAAAALLPLGWGIHALLRRLPEPRELTSLTAGFGVALLLQDGMRALWGSDYRLIADSPLTASLHLGPVTLNRGRLAAASAALAVIALLWVALTRTRWGRAARATALDAESAALLGINTDFAALTTLLLSSALAGASGVLFATLHYVHPAAGGPLVMVSIVLALWAGIGRIPNLLAAGIALGLVETLGVAWAGPGWRETLVAAVLLLSLMARGGSLACGMTAGGRPR from the coding sequence TTGTCGTCCTTCCTCCAGGCCGTGGTCTCCGGCGCGCTCCTCGGCTGCTTCTACGCGCTCGTGGCGTCGGGCTTCGCGCTCACGCTGGGAGTCACGCGCGCGCTGAACCTGGCCCACGGCGAGATGATCGTCGTGGGCGGCTATCTCGGCAACTGGCTCTGGGCGGGCTCCGCGCTCGGTCCCCTCTGGCTCATGCCCGTGGCCGCGGCGGCGCTCCTGCCGCTGGGCTGGGGCATCCACGCGCTGCTCCGCAGGCTGCCCGAGCCCCGGGAGCTCACGAGCCTGACGGCGGGCTTCGGCGTGGCGCTCCTGCTCCAGGACGGGATGCGCGCGCTCTGGGGAAGCGACTACCGGCTGATCGCCGACTCTCCGTTGACCGCGAGCCTCCATCTCGGCCCCGTCACTCTGAACCGGGGCCGTCTCGCGGCCGCCTCGGCGGCGCTGGCGGTCATTGCCCTGCTCTGGGTGGCCCTCACGCGCACGCGCTGGGGCCGCGCCGCGCGGGCGACCGCCCTCGACGCGGAATCGGCCGCGCTGCTCGGTATCAACACCGACTTCGCCGCGCTCACGACCCTGCTGCTGTCGTCCGCCCTCGCGGGCGCCTCGGGCGTGCTCTTCGCCACGCTCCACTACGTCCACCCGGCGGCCGGCGGACCCCTCGTCATGGTCAGCATCGTGCTGGCGCTCTGGGCCGGCATCGGGCGAATTCCGAACCTGCTGGCGGCGGGAATCGCGCTCGGGCTCGTCGAGACGCTCGGCGTCGCGTGGGCGGGTCCCGGCTGGCGCGAGACCCTGGTGGCGGCTGTGCTGCTCCTCTCGCTGATGGCCCGCGGCGGCAGCCTCGCCTGCGGGATGACGGCCGGCGGCCGCCCACGATGA
- a CDS encoding branched-chain amino acid ABC transporter permease, which yields MSGKRSRLVAVTALLALLPAAGLPPYYLHLLATAFILATLASAWSVLAWGGQISFGQTAFFGVGAYAAALAAIHGVASWAALALGAAAGAAAGALVSVAALRLHGAPLALATLACAEIGRGIALNWERLTGGGAGIVGIPALPGSASSPRAAAYYLALLLLTITLSVFTWMTGSRLGLALAAVREDSERASLLGVNPAAWKLAAFALSGGLTGAAGGLYAHMVRVVEPDLVFSSWYSLAPLIMATLGGPRTALGPPAAAVGLYLASELVLQPLLPALHQVGYALALIAAVLFLPGGLGGLVGRRRRAAP from the coding sequence ATGAGCGGGAAGCGCTCGAGGCTCGTGGCGGTGACGGCGCTGCTCGCGCTCTTGCCGGCCGCCGGCCTTCCTCCCTACTACCTGCATCTGCTGGCGACCGCCTTCATCCTTGCCACCCTCGCCTCGGCCTGGAGCGTTCTTGCCTGGGGAGGGCAGATCTCCTTCGGCCAGACGGCCTTCTTCGGGGTGGGCGCCTATGCCGCGGCCCTCGCCGCGATCCACGGCGTCGCATCGTGGGCCGCGCTCGCGCTCGGCGCCGCTGCCGGCGCGGCAGCGGGCGCGCTCGTGAGCGTGGCGGCCCTCCGGCTCCACGGCGCGCCGCTGGCGCTGGCCACGCTCGCCTGCGCTGAGATCGGCCGGGGCATCGCGCTCAACTGGGAGCGGCTGACCGGGGGCGGCGCGGGGATCGTCGGCATCCCCGCCCTGCCGGGCTCCGCGTCGTCGCCGCGCGCCGCCGCCTACTACCTGGCGCTCCTCCTGTTGACCATCACGCTCTCCGTCTTCACATGGATGACCGGTTCGCGGCTGGGGCTGGCGCTCGCCGCGGTGCGCGAAGATTCGGAGCGGGCGAGCCTGCTCGGCGTCAACCCGGCGGCCTGGAAGCTTGCCGCCTTCGCGCTCTCAGGCGGGCTCACCGGGGCGGCCGGTGGGCTTTACGCCCACATGGTCCGCGTCGTGGAGCCCGATCTCGTGTTCAGCTCCTGGTACTCCCTGGCCCCGCTCATCATGGCGACGCTCGGCGGGCCGCGCACCGCGCTGGGCCCTCCCGCGGCGGCGGTCGGCCTCTACCTCGCGAGCGAGCTCGTGCTCCAGCCGTTGCTCCCCGCGCTCCACCAGGTCGGGTACGCGCTTGCGCTGATCGCCGCCGTCCTCTTCCTGCCGGGGGGACTGGGCGGGCTCGTCGGGAGGCGCCGCCGTGCCGCTCCTTGA
- a CDS encoding ATP-binding cassette domain-containing protein, producing MPLLEGRGLCVDYGRVRALDGIDIEVQEGQVIGLLGPNGSGKTTLLNVLGGLLRPTAGAVRFDGALVTGKPPWAFGRLGIGRTFQIPRPFAGLTVLDSVLVGVTLSRRWTLIRAADRRREGERLLAIVGLDDKAGARASELSLGQMKRLELAVALSTRPRLLLLDELASGLSPQGRGEVLRFYARLRERGITIVAVEHSVGTLASVSDRLILLNGGVIAAEGPASDMLASPRVAQAYLGGADE from the coding sequence GTGCCGCTCCTTGAAGGCCGGGGCCTCTGCGTGGACTACGGCCGCGTCCGCGCTCTCGACGGGATCGACATAGAAGTCCAAGAGGGGCAGGTCATCGGCCTGCTCGGCCCGAACGGCTCGGGCAAGACCACGCTCCTCAATGTCCTGGGCGGGCTCCTCCGCCCGACGGCGGGCGCGGTCCGCTTCGACGGCGCCCTCGTCACCGGAAAACCTCCATGGGCCTTCGGCAGGCTCGGCATCGGGCGCACCTTCCAGATCCCACGCCCCTTCGCGGGGCTGACCGTTCTGGACAGCGTTCTCGTGGGTGTAACTCTCAGCAGAAGGTGGACGTTGATTCGCGCCGCAGATCGCCGCCGCGAGGGCGAGCGGCTCCTGGCCATCGTCGGGCTCGACGACAAGGCGGGCGCGCGCGCGAGCGAGCTCTCGCTCGGGCAGATGAAGCGCCTCGAGCTGGCCGTGGCGCTGTCCACCCGCCCGCGCCTCCTCCTGCTTGACGAGCTCGCGTCGGGGCTGTCGCCGCAGGGCCGCGGTGAGGTGCTGCGGTTCTACGCGCGGCTGAGGGAGCGCGGGATCACCATCGTCGCGGTCGAGCACTCCGTCGGCACGCTCGCGAGCGTTTCCGACCGCCTGATTTTGTTAAATGGCGGCGTGATCGCGGCCGAGGGTCCGGCCTCTGACATGCTCGCCTCGCCGCGCGTGGCCCAGGCGTACCTCGGCGGCGCCGATGAGTGA
- a CDS encoding ABC transporter ATP-binding protein, with product MSEPVPQLEARELHAGYGLAQVLRGASVDAAGGEIVVLLGPNGAGKSTLLRVVAGLLRATRGSLLLDGLPIGHSPPWEIAARGLVMVPEGARAFEPLSVRENLELGAFLPRAHARADKTIREVFALFPILETRQRGLAENLSGGERQMLALGRGLMACPRVLCLDDPFLGLGREVADKVGDAIRAVAARGVAVLLAGQHVRRLLRLAHRGYLLDEGRVALEGSGPALRDDPRLARALLDVGRDIS from the coding sequence ATGAGTGAGCCCGTGCCGCAGCTCGAAGCGCGCGAGCTCCACGCCGGCTACGGCCTAGCGCAGGTGCTCCGCGGCGCCTCGGTCGACGCCGCCGGGGGCGAGATCGTCGTGCTTCTCGGGCCCAACGGCGCCGGCAAGTCGACGCTCCTGCGGGTGGTCGCCGGGCTTCTACGCGCGACGCGCGGCAGCCTCCTCCTCGACGGCCTACCCATCGGGCACTCGCCTCCGTGGGAGATCGCCGCGCGCGGGCTCGTCATGGTCCCCGAGGGCGCGCGCGCGTTCGAGCCGCTCTCGGTGCGCGAGAACCTGGAGCTGGGCGCCTTCCTCCCCCGCGCGCACGCGCGGGCGGACAAGACGATCCGGGAGGTCTTCGCGCTCTTTCCTATTTTGGAGACACGGCAGCGTGGACTCGCCGAGAACCTCTCGGGCGGAGAGCGCCAGATGCTGGCGCTCGGGCGCGGACTCATGGCGTGCCCGCGGGTGCTCTGTCTCGACGACCCCTTCCTCGGCCTTGGGCGCGAAGTCGCGGACAAGGTCGGCGACGCCATCCGCGCCGTCGCGGCGCGCGGAGTCGCGGTGCTCCTGGCCGGCCAGCACGTGCGCCGGCTGCTCCGCCTCGCCCACCGCGGCTACCTGCTCGACGAGGGGCGCGTGGCGCTCGAAGGCAGCGGGCCCGCGCTCCGCGACGATCCGCGCCTCGCGCGGGCGCTGCTCGACGTGGGGCGCGACATCAGCTGA
- a CDS encoding cytochrome c: protein MKAKWLLVILAPTLLLLAGSVLALLFLPHPVPKTATAVQRAYLTRCATCHGANGRGSWRATIFFIRPGDLTDREAMSRLSDDYLFGLIKDGGATIGKPGMPAFGYHLTDPEIRALVAHVRMLSAPK, encoded by the coding sequence GTGAAAGCGAAATGGCTGCTCGTCATCCTGGCTCCCACCCTGCTGCTGCTGGCCGGAAGCGTCCTCGCCCTCCTCTTCCTGCCGCATCCGGTCCCGAAGACCGCCACGGCCGTGCAGCGCGCGTATCTCACCCGCTGCGCCACCTGCCACGGCGCCAACGGCCGGGGCTCGTGGCGCGCGACTATCTTCTTCATCCGGCCTGGTGACCTGACGGACCGCGAAGCCATGTCCCGGCTTTCCGACGATTACCTCTTCGGCCTGATCAAGGACGGCGGGGCGACGATCGGCAAGCCCGGCATGCCCGCCTTCGGCTATCATCTGACCGACCCCGAGATCCGCGCGCTGGTCGCGCATGTGCGGATGCTCTCGGCTCCCAAATAG
- a CDS encoding enoyl-CoA hydratase — protein sequence MTTDLLETIKDGVAVLTMNRPDRLNAMSRPMLDAMLEALHRLADDPAVGAVVLTGAGRGFCAGGDVKAMAEGNELGGTTMEEKAQALRSRMETSRLLHEMPKPTIAMVRGAAAGAGLSLALACDLRVASDNARFGTAFARVGYSGDFGGSYFLTQLVGTAKARELYYTAELVDASQALALGIVNRVVPDAKLEQETMALAGKIASGPRVALRYMKRNMNAAESGSLKDQLDLEAWHHTRTGMTEDHKEAARAFVEKREPVFKGR from the coding sequence ATGACCACGGACCTGCTCGAGACGATCAAGGACGGCGTCGCGGTGCTGACCATGAACCGGCCCGACCGGCTGAACGCGATGTCGCGCCCGATGCTGGACGCGATGCTGGAGGCCCTCCATCGGCTGGCGGATGACCCGGCGGTGGGCGCGGTCGTGCTCACGGGCGCGGGCCGCGGCTTCTGCGCGGGCGGCGACGTCAAGGCCATGGCCGAGGGCAACGAGCTCGGCGGCACCACGATGGAGGAGAAGGCGCAGGCGCTCCGCTCACGGATGGAAACCTCGCGGCTCCTCCACGAGATGCCCAAGCCCACCATCGCCATGGTGCGCGGCGCGGCGGCGGGCGCGGGGCTCTCGCTGGCGCTGGCCTGCGACCTGCGCGTCGCCAGCGACAATGCCCGGTTCGGCACCGCCTTCGCTCGCGTCGGCTACTCGGGCGATTTCGGCGGGAGCTATTTCCTGACCCAGCTGGTCGGCACCGCCAAGGCGCGCGAGCTCTACTACACCGCCGAGCTGGTGGACGCCAGCCAGGCCCTCGCGCTCGGCATCGTCAACCGCGTCGTGCCCGATGCCAAACTGGAGCAGGAGACCATGGCGCTGGCGGGGAAGATCGCGAGCGGCCCACGCGTCGCGCTGCGCTACATGAAACGCAATATGAATGCCGCCGAGTCGGGCTCGCTCAAGGACCAGCTCGACCTCGAGGCCTGGCACCATACCCGCACCGGCATGACCGAGGACCACAAGGAAGCGGCGCGCGCCTTCGTCGAGAAGCGCGAGCCCGTCTTCAAGGGGCGCTGA
- a CDS encoding carboxymuconolactone decarboxylase family protein has translation MARLPDILGSLDPAAQKVYERIATKRGKIRGPYVPLMHHPALAERVADLGEYLRFGATLPGDLRELAILITARHVAQPFEWVMHAPVAKKEGLPDDVIERIRARGDLAGLPARYVRAARVVQHVLQRESVPSPLQDEIQQEVGVTGLIELVVLAGYYQTIAAVLFAFDVPLPEGTPSPF, from the coding sequence ATGGCCAGGCTCCCCGACATTCTCGGCTCGCTCGACCCCGCCGCGCAGAAGGTGTACGAGCGGATCGCCACGAAGCGCGGAAAGATCCGCGGCCCCTACGTCCCGCTCATGCATCACCCGGCCCTCGCCGAGCGCGTCGCGGACCTCGGAGAGTACCTGCGCTTCGGCGCCACCCTGCCGGGAGATCTGCGAGAGCTCGCCATCCTCATCACCGCGCGCCACGTCGCCCAGCCGTTCGAGTGGGTCATGCACGCGCCCGTGGCGAAGAAGGAGGGTCTGCCCGACGACGTCATCGAGCGGATCCGAGCGCGCGGCGACTTGGCCGGCCTGCCCGCGCGCTACGTGCGGGCCGCGCGGGTGGTGCAGCACGTCCTTCAGCGAGAGTCGGTGCCGTCCCCCCTCCAGGACGAGATCCAGCAGGAGGTGGGGGTGACCGGCCTCATCGAGCTGGTGGTCCTGGCAGGCTACTACCAGACCATCGCGGCAGTGCTCTTCGCCTTCGACGTCCCGCTCCCCGAGGGCACCCCCTCGCCCTTCTAG